From the Vibrio alginolyticus NBRC 15630 = ATCC 17749 genome, one window contains:
- a CDS encoding TRAP transporter small permease subunit: MRSLIYIERLFNRFSDFLGWLSSILFILLLANVVYDVVMRYVFNDVSIAFQEMEWHLFSAVFLLGVPYAIKSGGHVRVDIFYERLSYKAQSIIDIIGTLFFLFPFCLLVAWFGIDFAKESYALGETSGDPGGLPYRWIIKAMIPLSFFFMAVSGIGLLLHSINKIVNPHLIYAGNNGKS, encoded by the coding sequence ATGAGAAGTCTTATTTATATTGAGCGATTATTTAACCGCTTTAGCGATTTTCTCGGATGGTTATCCAGCATCCTGTTTATTTTGTTGTTAGCAAACGTTGTGTACGACGTTGTCATGCGTTACGTGTTTAATGATGTGTCTATCGCATTCCAAGAAATGGAATGGCATCTATTCTCTGCCGTGTTCTTGCTTGGTGTGCCTTACGCAATTAAGTCCGGTGGCCATGTTCGCGTCGACATTTTTTATGAACGCTTATCTTACAAAGCACAATCCATCATCGACATCATAGGCACACTATTTTTCTTATTCCCTTTTTGCCTACTGGTAGCTTGGTTTGGTATTGATTTCGCCAAGGAAAGTTACGCGTTAGGCGAGACGTCTGGTGACCCAGGTGGCTTACCATATCGTTGGATTATCAAAGCGATGATTCCGCTGTCATTTTTCTTTATGGCGGTGAGTGGTATTGGATTGTTACTTCATTCAATCAACAAAATTGTCAACCCTCATCTCATCTATGCCGGTAATAACGGTAAGTCGTAA
- a CDS encoding TRAP transporter substrate-binding protein: MSLIQKSLKRVLKTTAVAAAMALAATSVNAAEKVYRLKLAETWGPNFPIFGDTTKNMAKMAEEMSNGRLQIRIDSANKHKAPFGVFDMVKSGQYDMGHSASYYWKGKVPNTLYFTSMPFGMLPTEQYAWFYYGGGMELMEKVYSPHNLMSFPGGNTDTQMGGWFQKEIKSVEDLQGLKMRIPGFAGEILAELGAKPTNIAPGELYTSLERRTIDALEWVGPSLDLRMGFHKIAPYYYTGWHEPATELQFLVNKRTWNRLPDDLKAILQVAMKTAAYDMYTQSKHESGKNWASIKSEYPNVEVKDFPPEVVAALREANDRLLKEHAEKDALAKEIQESQANYMNQVRPWSDISHRAYLNSQAQQ; the protein is encoded by the coding sequence ATGAGTCTAATCCAAAAATCTTTAAAACGAGTGCTCAAAACCACCGCTGTCGCTGCCGCGATGGCACTCGCAGCGACTTCTGTAAACGCTGCTGAAAAAGTCTATCGTTTAAAGCTTGCTGAAACTTGGGGGCCTAATTTCCCAATTTTTGGTGATACCACAAAAAACATGGCCAAAATGGCGGAAGAGATGTCCAACGGACGTTTGCAAATCCGCATTGATTCCGCAAACAAGCATAAAGCGCCTTTTGGGGTGTTTGATATGGTTAAGTCGGGTCAGTATGACATGGGTCACTCAGCGTCTTATTACTGGAAGGGTAAGGTTCCAAACACACTTTACTTCACTTCTATGCCCTTCGGTATGTTGCCAACTGAGCAGTATGCATGGTTTTACTACGGCGGTGGTATGGAGCTGATGGAAAAAGTGTACTCTCCACATAACTTGATGTCTTTCCCTGGGGGTAATACCGATACTCAGATGGGGGGGTGGTTCCAAAAAGAGATCAAGTCCGTCGAGGACTTACAGGGTTTGAAAATGCGTATCCCAGGGTTTGCTGGTGAGATTTTGGCTGAGTTAGGTGCCAAGCCAACGAATATCGCCCCTGGTGAGCTATATACTTCTCTAGAGCGTCGCACAATTGATGCCTTGGAATGGGTTGGTCCATCGCTGGATCTACGTATGGGCTTCCACAAAATCGCGCCTTACTACTACACAGGTTGGCATGAGCCAGCGACTGAGCTTCAGTTCCTCGTTAACAAGCGCACCTGGAACCGTCTACCTGATGATCTAAAAGCGATTTTGCAAGTAGCCATGAAAACGGCCGCTTACGATATGTACACGCAATCGAAACACGAAAGCGGCAAAAACTGGGCATCTATTAAGTCTGAATACCCAAATGTTGAAGTAAAAGATTTCCCACCTGAAGTCGTAGCTGCGTTGCGAGAAGCAAACGATCGTTTGTTGAAAGAACATGCAGAAAAAGATGCTTTGGCGAAAGAGATTCAAGAGTCGCAAGCGAACTATATGAATCAAGTTCGACCATGGTCAGATATTTCGCACCGAGCGTACTTAAACAGTCAAGCTCAACAATAA
- a CDS encoding DUF2982 domain-containing protein yields METLHLTNSHFKPDSPINRILLLLVALITLFLVAISPGWKQAMLSVILMSAIVGFAILMIKKSQVTFTLTASHFQQHLFKGGWVVRWRNIESIGICSYQQEGWHQPLPWIGIRLKHYSPYLNSICPRIATEILLSQRALLYLGAKQNQCEDKFEDIVLDPKPYINRDGIEYKGLLAMLANRMKYQRGFYGYDLFISASDLDREAEDFVGLTRRYLAAAEPE; encoded by the coding sequence ATGGAAACGCTGCACCTAACAAATTCACATTTCAAACCCGACTCCCCTATCAACAGAATACTTTTGTTGCTCGTTGCACTCATCACTTTGTTTTTGGTTGCCATTTCTCCGGGATGGAAGCAAGCCATGTTGTCGGTCATTTTGATGTCTGCAATCGTTGGTTTCGCCATCTTGATGATTAAGAAAAGCCAAGTCACTTTTACGCTGACAGCTTCTCACTTTCAGCAACACCTTTTTAAAGGAGGTTGGGTCGTCCGATGGCGAAATATTGAGTCAATCGGTATTTGTAGCTACCAACAGGAAGGGTGGCACCAACCGCTACCTTGGATCGGTATTCGTCTAAAACACTACTCACCCTACTTAAATTCAATCTGCCCTCGTATAGCGACAGAAATTCTCCTCAGCCAGCGAGCACTGCTTTACTTAGGCGCGAAACAAAATCAGTGTGAAGATAAGTTTGAGGATATAGTGCTTGACCCTAAACCGTATATAAACAGAGATGGGATTGAGTACAAAGGTTTGTTAGCGATGCTCGCCAACCGGATGAAGTATCAGAGAGGCTTTTATGGCTACGATCTATTTATATCAGCAAGTGATCTAGATCGTGAGGCTGAGGATTTTGTGGGACTGACTCGGCGATACTTAGCTGCCGCCGAGCCAGAATAA
- a CDS encoding MBL fold metallo-hydrolase, which yields MALKYQVVPVTSFSQNCSIVWCDETMKGIVVDPGGDEKQLAMLIKELGVDVVNLVLTHGHLDHVGGTEPLSALLGGTEIVGPHKADNFWLQGLEGQSQMFGFPLTEAFEPHQWLSEGDTVTFGNQVLNVFHTPGHTPGHVVLYSEEARLAFVGDVLFNGSIGRTDFPQGDFNTLISSIKEKLWPLGSDVTFVPGHGPQSTFGHERKTNPFVADEMPLY from the coding sequence ATGGCTCTGAAATACCAAGTTGTTCCAGTAACATCTTTCTCTCAAAACTGTTCTATTGTCTGGTGTGACGAAACCATGAAAGGCATTGTGGTTGACCCAGGCGGCGATGAAAAGCAGCTCGCTATGCTTATCAAAGAGCTGGGTGTTGACGTGGTAAACCTAGTGCTAACACACGGTCACTTGGACCACGTAGGTGGCACGGAGCCGCTGTCTGCACTGCTTGGCGGTACAGAGATTGTTGGTCCTCACAAGGCAGATAACTTCTGGTTGCAAGGTTTGGAAGGTCAGAGCCAAATGTTTGGTTTCCCACTGACAGAAGCGTTTGAACCGCACCAATGGCTAAGTGAGGGTGACACTGTCACTTTCGGTAATCAAGTGCTGAACGTATTCCACACACCTGGTCATACACCTGGTCACGTTGTGCTTTACAGTGAAGAAGCGCGTTTAGCGTTTGTGGGTGACGTTTTGTTTAACGGTAGCATTGGTCGAACTGACTTCCCACAAGGTGATTTCAATACGTTGATTAGTTCTATCAAAGAGAAATTGTGGCCTTTAGGCAGTGATGTCACGTTTGTCCCTGGTCACGGCCCTCAATCGACTTTCGGTCATGAGCGTAAAACTAACCCGTTCGTTGCTGACGAGATGCCGCTTTACTAA
- a CDS encoding DUF882 domain-containing protein gives MVSRNFSRRDFLKMTAGGVVLASALPSFSWASLPDEPRALAMNNLNTGEILETCYFDGKRYINDELQRLNEFCRDHRRNEVHPMDRRLFDQISQIQKLIGTEAEVIVISGYRSPATNASLRNGSSRVAKKSMHMEGKAIDFRLDGVKLSTVRDAALSLKAGGVGYYPRSNFVHIDTGAVRSW, from the coding sequence ATGGTAAGTCGTAACTTTTCCCGCCGAGATTTCCTTAAAATGACCGCTGGTGGTGTGGTGTTGGCGTCTGCCCTGCCATCATTTTCTTGGGCTTCACTCCCTGACGAGCCACGTGCGCTGGCGATGAACAACCTTAATACTGGAGAGATCCTCGAAACATGCTATTTCGATGGAAAACGATACATTAATGATGAACTGCAAAGGCTGAATGAGTTTTGTCGAGACCATCGACGAAATGAGGTTCATCCCATGGATAGACGCTTGTTCGATCAAATAAGTCAAATTCAAAAGTTAATTGGTACAGAAGCAGAGGTGATCGTCATTTCAGGTTACCGTTCTCCTGCCACTAACGCCTCGCTGCGCAACGGGTCTTCTCGTGTAGCGAAAAAGAGCATGCACATGGAAGGAAAGGCCATTGATTTCCGTTTAGACGGCGTGAAGCTTTCAACGGTTCGTGATGCTGCATTAAGCCTAAAAGCCGGTGGCGTGGGTTATTATCCACGCAGTAACTTTGTTCATATCGATACGGGTGCTGTTCGTTCCTGGTAG
- a CDS encoding L,D-transpeptidase family protein, with the protein MFARVLIMTALLVPFCSFSTVVSLEASAQVEQEGAVQKLSVEKMIHYPEVIDQLYQSTNYRLNWENESDIEQFLFQVNLVALADVTDEFENQLHRINQVRWQGDNLDFDLVMTDSLLMYLSYLEQLPEEGINWLFTDKAHVTLPAPSIDTLSVLSNEITVGKLGQFLASLRSPLQTDDAFYSAYSSLSEHSQYQYPAYQQTGLARVGDILENRPLLIERMEIVGVDVSYLDLVTEEYDEQLELAIKEFQRIHGLKEDGVIGPNTIRWINFSPQERLHLLALNSERSRIWSKERDNVVFVNVPGYEVTYWHDGQPLFESKVVVGRASRKTPIMSVALDSVILNPTWNVPWTIMVKDIIPKVKRNPMYLINHNIQIIRSWTSNEIIDPTTINWATVNPRTFPYRMRQASGLQNALGLYKFNMPNPQAIYLHDTPSKNLFEQDRRAFSSGCVRVEHADQLAELLFKTQGLEERLAKKRESSRRSNTSVPLGERIQVHIIYQTAWLEEGTLYYRDDIYKYDHRS; encoded by the coding sequence GTGTTTGCTAGGGTTTTAATCATGACGGCACTTCTGGTGCCGTTTTGCAGCTTTTCCACCGTCGTTTCTCTCGAAGCTTCAGCGCAAGTCGAGCAAGAGGGAGCGGTACAAAAGCTGTCTGTAGAAAAAATGATCCATTATCCAGAGGTGATTGATCAACTGTATCAAAGCACCAATTACCGTTTGAACTGGGAAAATGAAAGTGATATTGAGCAGTTTCTTTTTCAAGTAAACCTGGTTGCACTTGCGGATGTCACCGATGAATTCGAAAATCAACTTCACCGGATAAACCAAGTAAGGTGGCAGGGAGATAATCTCGACTTCGATTTAGTGATGACAGATTCACTCTTGATGTACCTTAGTTATCTTGAGCAACTCCCCGAAGAAGGGATTAATTGGCTATTTACAGACAAAGCCCATGTTACGTTACCCGCTCCTAGCATCGATACTTTATCGGTTCTGAGTAATGAGATTACGGTTGGCAAACTTGGTCAGTTTTTGGCAAGTCTCCGGTCTCCATTACAAACAGATGATGCTTTCTACTCCGCCTATTCTTCGCTATCGGAACATTCTCAGTACCAATATCCTGCCTATCAACAAACTGGGCTAGCACGTGTTGGCGATATATTAGAAAACAGACCCCTATTGATTGAGCGAATGGAGATCGTAGGCGTAGATGTTTCTTACTTGGATTTAGTCACTGAAGAATATGACGAACAATTAGAGCTTGCGATAAAAGAGTTCCAGCGTATTCATGGTTTGAAAGAAGATGGCGTTATCGGCCCGAATACCATTCGGTGGATCAACTTTTCTCCTCAAGAGCGATTGCATCTGCTGGCGTTGAATTCTGAGCGTTCAAGAATTTGGTCGAAAGAAAGGGATAATGTTGTCTTTGTTAACGTGCCTGGATACGAAGTCACGTATTGGCATGACGGTCAACCCTTGTTTGAGTCTAAAGTTGTGGTAGGGAGAGCATCAAGAAAAACACCCATCATGTCGGTGGCATTGGATTCAGTTATTCTCAACCCAACTTGGAACGTGCCTTGGACTATCATGGTTAAAGACATTATTCCTAAAGTAAAACGTAATCCGATGTATTTGATTAACCATAACATTCAAATCATTCGGTCTTGGACTTCGAACGAAATTATTGACCCTACAACCATCAATTGGGCAACGGTGAATCCGAGAACATTTCCTTATCGTATGCGACAGGCGTCGGGCTTACAAAATGCACTGGGATTGTACAAGTTCAATATGCCTAACCCACAAGCTATTTATTTGCATGACACGCCAAGTAAGAACTTGTTTGAACAGGACAGACGCGCATTCAGCTCAGGATGTGTTCGTGTAGAACATGCAGACCAGTTAGCAGAACTTCTGTTCAAAACTCAGGGGCTGGAAGAACGTTTAGCGAAAAAGCGAGAAAGTTCTCGTCGGTCTAACACGTCAGTTCCTTTGGGAGAGCGCATTCAAGTACACATCATTTATCAAACAGCATGGTTGGAAGAGGGAACGCTTTACTACCGTGATGATATCTATAAGTACGATCACCGCAGTTGA
- a CDS encoding DUF1513 domain-containing protein produces MQPMVTDQTRRNLLKAALFGAATPMMPFGCASTSSREPALIGCSIIGRDKYAAVVADEHGMPLSSLPIPERGHGVATNQQGHAVVFGRRPGTFFMVFDYRSGQMIKLQLAKPNRHFYGHGVYSHDGTLLFATEGERGTSRGIIGVYDVQKQYQKIDELTGFGLGPHEVIMMPDGALAIGVGGVHTNGREPLNLETMKPSLSYLSQDGALLDQVSLPDHKLSIRHLAHDGAETVLCGQQYRGEPDEYPALIAMHTRGGEMQDLQAEPEEWARFNHYVASIAATDEWILATSPPGSCYGIWSKSTGKLVELSALPDASGVVVYGDEFRVSSGAGKVVEQRPEESKSTFASGVQWDNHWSRII; encoded by the coding sequence ATGCAACCGATGGTGACTGATCAAACCCGCCGAAACTTACTGAAAGCCGCTCTATTCGGGGCGGCTACACCTATGATGCCATTTGGTTGTGCTTCAACAAGCTCACGTGAGCCTGCGTTGATCGGCTGCTCTATCATTGGCCGAGATAAATATGCAGCGGTGGTAGCGGATGAGCATGGTATGCCGCTATCTTCATTGCCGATTCCTGAGCGTGGTCACGGTGTAGCAACCAACCAACAAGGCCACGCCGTAGTTTTTGGTCGTCGACCAGGTACTTTCTTCATGGTATTTGATTATCGCTCAGGGCAGATGATCAAACTGCAACTAGCAAAGCCAAATCGCCATTTCTATGGGCATGGCGTTTACTCCCATGACGGCACATTGCTATTTGCCACAGAAGGGGAGAGGGGGACAAGTCGCGGGATCATTGGTGTTTATGATGTGCAGAAGCAATATCAAAAAATCGATGAGTTAACAGGTTTTGGCCTTGGCCCGCATGAAGTGATCATGATGCCTGACGGCGCACTAGCGATTGGCGTCGGTGGCGTACACACCAACGGCCGTGAACCACTGAACCTTGAAACGATGAAACCGAGCTTAAGTTATCTTTCACAAGATGGTGCGTTGCTGGATCAGGTTTCTTTACCGGATCACAAGTTGAGTATTCGCCACTTAGCCCATGATGGTGCGGAAACCGTGCTTTGTGGGCAGCAATATCGTGGTGAGCCGGATGAGTATCCAGCCTTGATCGCCATGCACACGCGTGGTGGTGAAATGCAAGATCTTCAAGCTGAGCCTGAAGAGTGGGCGCGTTTCAATCACTACGTTGCGAGTATTGCAGCAACCGATGAATGGATCTTAGCCACTTCGCCTCCGGGCAGTTGTTATGGTATATGGTCTAAATCTACGGGCAAATTGGTCGAGCTAAGTGCGTTACCAGATGCCTCCGGTGTTGTGGTCTATGGCGATGAGTTCCGAGTCAGCTCTGGGGCGGGAAAAGTGGTAGAGCAAAGGCCTGAAGAGTCAAAAAGTACCTTCGCAAGCGGAGTGCAATGGGACAACCATTGGTCGAGAATTATCTAG
- a CDS encoding imelysin family protein, giving the protein MKKTLLVSAIAATLSLVGCQSTIGSSSAKPESTSHISQSVYEVEFQSAQTFLAQTTELEQRFADYCASESKDDAQVKQQWHQTMLAWMALQGQERGPAMALEQSWNVQFWPDKKNTTGRKMSVLTKSDQAWSAEDISTQSVTVQGLGALEWLLYDKASTLSSNNNTCATGVSIAENLDNKAQIIADSWAENPWKSLEMTEWESEYISLLSNQLEYSMKKLSRPLAKIGKPRPYFSESWRSETSLSNLKANLQGMEALYFANGNGLDALLREQGHEDLADRVVHQFEMALETWPEDKSLFAALQTKEGYRMVLAQYNKLEQLKYLIHEEVAIELGVVIGFNATDGD; this is encoded by the coding sequence ATGAAAAAAACACTATTAGTGAGTGCGATTGCCGCAACGTTAAGTTTGGTTGGTTGCCAATCGACCATCGGTTCGAGCTCTGCCAAGCCTGAGAGTACAAGTCATATTTCTCAAAGCGTGTACGAGGTCGAGTTTCAATCAGCTCAGACGTTTTTAGCGCAAACCACAGAACTTGAACAGCGCTTCGCGGATTACTGCGCATCAGAGTCGAAAGATGATGCACAAGTAAAACAGCAATGGCATCAAACTATGCTTGCGTGGATGGCGTTACAAGGTCAAGAACGTGGCCCTGCTATGGCGTTGGAGCAAAGCTGGAATGTTCAGTTTTGGCCAGATAAAAAGAACACCACTGGTCGTAAGATGTCTGTACTGACGAAATCTGATCAAGCTTGGAGTGCAGAAGATATTTCCACCCAAAGTGTCACCGTGCAAGGTTTAGGGGCACTGGAATGGCTGCTTTACGATAAAGCGTCGACCTTATCTAGCAACAACAATACTTGTGCGACAGGCGTTTCGATTGCAGAAAACCTCGATAACAAAGCGCAGATCATTGCGGATTCTTGGGCAGAGAATCCTTGGAAATCGCTAGAGATGACGGAATGGGAATCTGAGTACATTTCACTGCTCTCTAATCAGCTTGAATACAGCATGAAGAAGTTGAGTCGACCGCTAGCGAAGATTGGCAAGCCTCGCCCGTATTTCTCAGAATCGTGGCGTTCAGAGACCTCGCTTTCAAACTTAAAAGCCAACCTTCAAGGGATGGAAGCGTTGTACTTTGCTAACGGGAATGGTCTAGATGCGCTACTAAGAGAGCAAGGCCATGAAGATCTCGCAGACCGTGTTGTTCATCAGTTTGAAATGGCGTTAGAAACTTGGCCAGAAGATAAGAGCTTGTTTGCTGCACTACAAACAAAAGAAGGCTATCGCATGGTGCTCGCTCAGTACAATAAGCTAGAGCAATTGAAGTACCTGATTCACGAAGAAGTGGCGATCGAGCTTGGCGTGGTTATAGGATTTAATGCAACCGATGGTGACTGA
- a CDS encoding imelysin family protein gives MNAKKVLVQSIAASLLIASGSTVAATVTKQQVVEHYADVAHAVFADSVTTAKALDVKIDEFLQSPSAKKLEEVKQAWLDSRVPYQQSEVFRFGNAIVDDWEGQLNAWPLDEGLIDYVAADYQYELGNEGAAANIIANTSLQIGASKLDVSKITPELLADLNEVGGSEANVASGYHAIEFLLWGQDLNGTNAGAGQRAYTDFVVGSECTNGHCDRRGEYLKAAADLLVQDLEWMEKQWSAEVKGNYREELLNDSADNGLRKMLFGMGSLSLGELAGERMKVALEANSTEDEHDCFSDNTHNSHYYNEQGIYNVYTGTYKGVNGKELSGPSIADLVAQKDKRAATDIQKQFDTTRSQVGELVTSAEKNNQHFDQLIAAGNAQGNALVNDTIMSLVAQTGAIERAASIVGIDSLSPDTADHEF, from the coding sequence ATGAATGCAAAAAAAGTTTTAGTCCAATCTATTGCTGCATCACTCCTCATTGCCAGTGGTTCTACCGTTGCTGCCACAGTAACTAAACAACAAGTAGTCGAACATTACGCGGACGTTGCCCATGCTGTATTTGCTGATTCAGTAACAACAGCGAAAGCGCTTGATGTGAAAATCGACGAATTTCTACAATCACCATCAGCGAAAAAGCTTGAAGAAGTAAAACAAGCTTGGCTAGATTCTCGCGTGCCTTACCAACAGTCTGAAGTTTTCCGTTTTGGTAACGCGATTGTTGATGATTGGGAAGGTCAGTTAAACGCGTGGCCACTTGATGAAGGTTTGATTGACTACGTAGCGGCTGATTACCAATACGAATTGGGTAACGAGGGCGCTGCTGCCAACATCATCGCGAACACAAGTCTGCAGATCGGTGCTTCTAAACTGGACGTTTCAAAAATCACTCCAGAATTGCTAGCGGATCTAAACGAAGTAGGCGGTTCTGAGGCAAACGTTGCATCAGGTTACCACGCGATTGAATTCTTGCTTTGGGGTCAAGACCTAAACGGCACTAACGCGGGTGCAGGTCAACGTGCTTACACTGATTTCGTCGTTGGCTCTGAGTGTACGAATGGTCATTGTGATCGTCGTGGAGAGTACCTAAAAGCAGCCGCTGATCTACTGGTTCAAGACCTTGAGTGGATGGAAAAGCAGTGGTCTGCTGAAGTAAAAGGTAACTACCGTGAAGAGCTACTGAACGACTCAGCGGACAATGGTCTACGTAAGATGCTATTCGGCATGGGTTCTCTTTCTCTAGGTGAGCTAGCGGGTGAGCGCATGAAAGTGGCACTAGAAGCGAACTCAACTGAAGACGAGCACGATTGTTTCTCAGACAACACGCATAATTCTCACTACTACAACGAGCAAGGCATCTACAACGTTTACACAGGTACATACAAAGGTGTAAACGGCAAAGAGCTATCTGGTCCAAGTATTGCTGATCTTGTTGCTCAAAAAGATAAGAGAGCCGCGACCGACATTCAAAAGCAGTTTGATACAACACGTAGCCAAGTTGGTGAGCTAGTGACTTCTGCAGAGAAGAACAACCAGCACTTTGACCAACTTATTGCAGCGGGTAACGCACAAGGCAACGCGCTAGTAAACGACACCATCATGTCGTTGGTAGCACAAACCGGTGCGATTGAGCGTGCGGCAAGCATTGTCGGCATCGACAGCCTAAGCCCTGATACTGCTGACCACGAGTTTTAA
- a CDS encoding GTP cyclohydrolase II — MAEVRARVDFKVGAKSNIDAEILSFHGLKTDKEHVAIIFKQADQTQDMPLVRMHSECLTGDVFHSSRCDCGEQLEETINRMGESGGIILYLRQEGRGIGLYNKIDAYRLQSQGMNTYEANNHLGFDDDLRDFTEAAQMLEALGVNKIRLVTNNPKKIRELSEYGIEIGEVVNTSAHIKDGNENYLKAKVSHGKHDLKV; from the coding sequence ATGGCGGAAGTACGTGCCAGAGTAGATTTTAAAGTCGGGGCAAAAAGTAACATTGATGCCGAAATTCTGTCTTTCCATGGTCTGAAGACAGACAAAGAGCATGTTGCTATTATCTTTAAACAAGCGGACCAAACTCAGGACATGCCTTTAGTTCGTATGCACTCTGAGTGTTTGACAGGCGATGTGTTCCACTCTTCACGCTGTGACTGTGGTGAGCAACTAGAAGAGACGATCAATCGCATGGGCGAGTCCGGTGGTATCATCTTGTATCTCCGTCAGGAAGGTCGTGGTATTGGCTTGTACAATAAGATCGATGCATACCGCTTACAAAGCCAGGGCATGAACACGTACGAAGCTAACAACCATTTGGGCTTTGATGATGACCTGCGTGATTTCACAGAAGCAGCACAAATGCTAGAAGCTTTAGGCGTGAATAAGATCCGCCTCGTGACGAACAACCCTAAGAAAATCCGTGAGTTATCTGAGTACGGAATTGAAATTGGCGAGGTTGTCAATACCTCTGCACATATCAAAGATGGCAACGAAAATTATCTGAAGGCAAAAGTCTCTCACGGAAAACATGACCTAAAGGTTTAA
- the nrfF gene encoding heme lyase NrfEFG subunit NrfF: MFRFNNLLLTLILFTLFSPFTRSADLEQNVDLFEFHSVEVQQRATSLAKTLRCPQCQNQNLVESNAQAAKDLRLKVYTMANEGSSDQEIKDYLVARYGNIVLYQPPLNYSTALLWIFPVLFLIFFVLCSIRMVKRN; encoded by the coding sequence ATGTTTCGATTTAATAATCTTCTCCTCACATTAATCCTATTTACACTATTTTCCCCTTTCACGAGAAGTGCGGATTTAGAGCAGAATGTTGATCTGTTTGAGTTTCATTCTGTTGAAGTGCAACAGCGCGCAACCTCGTTAGCCAAGACATTACGCTGCCCGCAGTGTCAAAACCAAAACCTTGTCGAGTCTAATGCACAAGCAGCTAAAGACCTGAGGTTGAAAGTGTATACGATGGCCAATGAAGGCAGCTCAGATCAAGAAATAAAGGACTATCTAGTTGCTCGTTATGGGAATATTGTTCTGTATCAACCACCATTAAATTATTCCACGGCGCTGTTGTGGATCTTTCCTGTGCTATTTTTGATCTTTTTTGTCTTATGTTCGATCCGAATGGTGAAGCGTAATTAA
- a CDS encoding DsbE family thiol:disulfide interchange protein, producing the protein MRSRNTLKLAGLVVAVAVFAVVTAVALSERPHVELSPQRNLETPNFRSTSLISDDMVSEQLFKSDGYKLLNVWASWCGVCKREHEELLQLAELGVPIIGLNYRDQKQAAREYLSSKRNPYIEVISDPNGKLAVELGVIGTPETYLIDQNGRILIKYRGELTAEKWNDIFSGYLNVSI; encoded by the coding sequence ATGCGATCGAGAAATACGCTTAAACTCGCAGGTCTCGTTGTGGCTGTTGCCGTGTTTGCTGTAGTAACTGCGGTGGCTTTGTCTGAGCGACCACATGTTGAATTGTCCCCACAACGAAATTTAGAGACACCTAATTTTCGCTCTACTTCTCTGATCTCTGATGACATGGTTTCTGAGCAGTTGTTCAAAAGCGACGGATATAAATTATTGAATGTTTGGGCATCTTGGTGCGGAGTATGCAAACGAGAGCATGAAGAATTATTGCAGTTAGCAGAACTCGGTGTGCCTATTATTGGGCTGAATTATAGAGATCAAAAACAAGCCGCTCGTGAATATTTGAGCTCTAAACGAAATCCATATATTGAAGTAATTAGTGACCCTAATGGAAAGCTCGCTGTGGAGCTAGGCGTTATAGGAACACCAGAAACTTACTTGATTGATCAAAATGGTCGTATATTGATCAAATATCGTGGAGAGTTAACGGCAGAGAAATGGAACGATATATTTTCAGGATATTTGAATGTTTCGATTTAA